In a single window of the Sulfurimonas sp. hsl 1-7 genome:
- a CDS encoding thioredoxin domain-containing protein, whose amino-acid sequence MANRLEKEDSPYLQQHKNNPVDWWPWCDEAFEKAEKENKAIFISIGYSSCHWCHVMEEQVFENDECAEILNKNFIAIKVDREERPDIDKHYQEVYQLLNRRAGGWPTSIFCTPQNKPFFAGTYIAPESNEGSVEGMGFKELTSLIATKVEENDPQLYKNADEVEGFINHVEHPKEATVLKEEFHLTFVNQAKSNYQPNYGGFSVKPKFPHASTLKTLQVIDNLYHDKAITAMLTNTLDQMKKGGMYDLIDGGFCRYSVDEKWLVPHFEKMLYDNALLCENYLDGYLAYKDENYLQTAKEIADFWFNFMSEDNLFYSASDADSEGEEGTYFTYTYEEVYALLEQNAYENIGKMCQEMNVTPDGNFEGKNIIRFDEKVPDWFSDVKILLQGLRAKRTYPFIDRKVQTSWSAMMIHSLFQLGMIDNVYLGKAVDALEALLNKMYVNDTLYHSALVDKTPKVEAFLEDYAFLAKALLSGYKATQDDLYLIQAQRMANKALENFYDKGLWNFSVGEFQTKAEVTDNTYTSSVSIMVDVLLTLGMLLEDEKYTHFAFKTMEYNSYDLGRRPIYYPYLLSQALRYIKGDRVIKSNLTNLKENSATLKGIEYPFTLLKASEDQGFMVCGEKSCFANTDDVNKLGQLILDTI is encoded by the coding sequence ATGGCGAATAGATTAGAAAAAGAGGATTCACCTTATCTACAACAACATAAAAACAACCCTGTTGATTGGTGGCCGTGGTGTGATGAAGCATTCGAGAAAGCCGAAAAAGAGAATAAAGCTATTTTTATAAGCATCGGTTATTCATCATGTCATTGGTGCCATGTGATGGAGGAACAGGTTTTTGAAAATGATGAATGTGCAGAGATTTTAAACAAAAACTTTATTGCGATCAAAGTAGATCGTGAAGAGCGTCCCGACATCGATAAACACTACCAAGAGGTGTATCAACTGCTTAACCGTCGTGCAGGCGGATGGCCGACATCTATCTTCTGTACACCGCAAAACAAACCGTTTTTTGCGGGAACTTACATTGCTCCTGAATCTAATGAAGGTAGTGTTGAAGGGATGGGTTTTAAAGAACTGACATCTCTTATAGCTACAAAAGTTGAAGAGAATGATCCCCAACTTTACAAAAACGCCGATGAAGTCGAGGGGTTTATCAACCATGTTGAGCACCCTAAAGAAGCAACTGTTTTAAAAGAGGAATTTCACCTTACATTTGTGAATCAAGCTAAAAGCAATTATCAACCAAATTACGGCGGTTTCTCTGTAAAACCAAAGTTTCCCCATGCTTCTACTCTAAAAACACTTCAAGTGATCGATAATCTCTATCACGACAAAGCAATCACGGCGATGCTTACAAATACGCTCGATCAGATGAAAAAAGGTGGAATGTACGATCTTATTGACGGCGGATTTTGCCGCTACTCGGTTGATGAGAAATGGTTAGTGCCCCACTTTGAAAAGATGTTGTACGATAACGCCCTGCTTTGTGAAAACTATCTTGATGGATACCTTGCCTATAAAGATGAAAACTACTTACAAACTGCAAAAGAGATTGCCGATTTTTGGTTTAACTTCATGTCTGAAGACAATCTTTTCTATAGTGCAAGCGATGCTGACAGCGAGGGTGAAGAGGGAACTTACTTTACATACACATACGAAGAGGTTTATGCCCTTTTAGAACAAAACGCTTATGAGAACATTGGGAAGATGTGTCAAGAGATGAATGTAACACCGGATGGAAACTTTGAGGGGAAAAACATCATCCGTTTTGATGAAAAAGTTCCTGACTGGTTCAGCGATGTTAAAATCTTACTCCAAGGACTTCGTGCAAAACGAACATATCCGTTTATAGATAGAAAAGTGCAAACTTCTTGGTCTGCAATGATGATCCATTCCCTTTTTCAACTGGGGATGATAGACAACGTATATTTAGGCAAAGCCGTAGATGCACTTGAGGCACTTTTAAATAAAATGTACGTTAACGATACACTCTACCATTCAGCACTTGTAGATAAAACACCGAAAGTTGAAGCATTTTTAGAGGACTATGCATTTTTAGCAAAAGCTCTTCTTAGCGGCTACAAAGCTACACAAGATGACCTTTATCTCATTCAGGCGCAAAGAATGGCAAATAAAGCACTAGAAAACTTCTATGACAAAGGGTTATGGAACTTCAGCGTAGGTGAGTTTCAAACAAAAGCGGAAGTAACCGACAACACTTATACAAGCAGTGTAAGCATTATGGTAGATGTGCTTTTAACTCTGGGGATGTTACTAGAAGATGAAAAGTACACACACTTTGCTTTTAAAACAATGGAATACAACTCTTATGATCTTGGACGACGCCCGATCTACTATCCGTACCTGCTTTCACAGGCACTCAGATATATCAAAGGGGATCGTGTAATTAAATCGAATTTAACAAACCTAAAAGAAAATAGCGCTACACTAAAAGGTATCGAATATCCTTTTACACTTTTAAAAGCAAGTGAAGATCAAGGGTTTATGGTATGTGGAGAGAAAAGTTGTTTTGCCAATACAGATGATGTAAACAAGCTTGGACAACTTATTTTAGACACTATTTAA
- a CDS encoding pyridoxine 5'-phosphate synthase, with protein MKLGVNIDHVAVLREAREINDPDILQALYVACQNGADQITIHLREDRRHIQDIDVTNIISFSKVPVNLECAIEPGIIDIVCKNKPHRATLVPEKRQEVTTEGGLDLFSNSDAIESAIKKLNDAEIPVSLFVDPTLEAMKKSKELGAQMVELHTGHFANLFAMLNSSLPYSNHSVKELELSRAELTQQLQVSIEELKKAAKAAVELGLEVAAGHGLNYHNVNEMVAIDEITELNIGQSIIARSVFSGLDNAVKEMKRLTQR; from the coding sequence ATGAAACTCGGTGTAAATATTGACCACGTAGCGGTACTGCGTGAAGCGAGAGAGATCAACGATCCAGATATCTTACAAGCTTTATATGTAGCGTGTCAAAATGGTGCAGATCAGATAACTATCCATTTAAGAGAAGACAGACGCCACATACAAGATATTGACGTTACAAACATCATCAGCTTCTCAAAAGTACCTGTAAACTTGGAGTGTGCAATTGAACCGGGCATTATAGATATCGTATGTAAGAACAAACCCCACCGTGCGACTTTGGTACCTGAGAAACGTCAAGAAGTTACTACAGAGGGCGGGCTTGATCTGTTTTCAAACAGTGATGCGATAGAGTCGGCTATCAAAAAACTCAATGATGCAGAGATCCCTGTCTCACTTTTTGTCGATCCTACACTTGAAGCTATGAAAAAATCAAAAGAACTCGGTGCACAGATGGTTGAACTCCATACCGGACACTTTGCAAACCTATTTGCAATGCTCAACTCTTCACTCCCCTACTCTAACCACTCGGTAAAAGAGCTGGAGCTTTCACGTGCAGAGTTAACGCAACAACTCCAAGTTTCGATTGAAGAACTTAAAAAAGCTGCAAAAGCTGCCGTTGAACTGGGACTTGAAGTTGCTGCAGGACACGGTCTTAATTACCATAACGTTAATGAGATGGTAGCTATTGATGAGATTACTGAGTTAAACATTGGACAAAGTATCATCGCCAGAAGTGTTTTTAGCGGTTTAGACAATGCTGTTAAAGAGATGAAAAGACTCACACAAAGATGA
- a CDS encoding cytochrome-c peroxidase has translation MKKTMLLSIAVTTSLMASSVAKQAEEAGLKPIPNSQKELMKLIDNPKNPITDAKVELGKKLYFDPRLSKSGFISCNSCHNLSEGGDDGLEAAIGHKWTVNPHHLNSPTVYNSVFNSIQFWDGRSPHLEDQAQGPMQAAPEMAATKEHVAAVVSSMPAYVDAFKKIYGNDVKITLAKVADTIAVFERTLVTPSRYDDFLNGDNKALTAAEQQGLKTFIQVGCTTCHNGVALGGELNVFNVVNKYKYNDVGDFKGDANGMVRVPTLRNIDQTGPYFHNGMMKTLPAAIKEMGRVQLGADLSDKQVQEIETFLKALDGRKPDITMPILPASTDKTPLPDIN, from the coding sequence ATGAAAAAGACTATGTTGTTATCTATCGCTGTCACTACTTCTTTAATGGCAAGTAGCGTAGCTAAACAAGCTGAAGAAGCTGGTTTAAAACCTATCCCAAACTCTCAAAAAGAGTTAATGAAACTAATCGACAATCCAAAGAATCCTATTACAGACGCAAAAGTTGAACTTGGTAAAAAACTTTACTTTGACCCAAGACTTTCTAAAAGCGGTTTTATCTCTTGTAACTCTTGTCACAACTTAAGTGAAGGCGGTGATGACGGCTTAGAGGCTGCAATAGGTCATAAATGGACGGTAAATCCACACCACTTAAACTCACCGACAGTATATAACTCTGTTTTTAACTCTATTCAATTCTGGGACGGAAGAAGTCCACACTTAGAAGATCAAGCGCAAGGCCCTATGCAAGCGGCACCAGAAATGGCAGCTACAAAAGAGCATGTTGCAGCGGTAGTATCATCTATGCCTGCTTACGTAGATGCTTTTAAAAAGATCTACGGTAACGATGTAAAAATCACTTTAGCAAAAGTAGCAGATACTATTGCAGTATTTGAGAGAACTCTTGTAACTCCATCAAGATACGATGACTTCTTAAACGGTGATAATAAAGCACTTACAGCAGCAGAGCAGCAAGGTCTTAAAACATTTATCCAAGTTGGTTGTACAACATGTCATAATGGTGTAGCACTTGGTGGTGAGCTTAATGTATTTAACGTAGTAAATAAATACAAATATAACGATGTAGGTGATTTCAAAGGTGATGCAAACGGTATGGTTAGAGTACCGACACTAAGAAACATTGATCAAACAGGACCATACTTCCATAACGGTATGATGAAAACGCTTCCGGCTGCTATTAAAGAGATGGGACGTGTACAATTAGGTGCAGATCTTTCAGACAAACAAGTTCAGGAGATTGAAACTTTCTTAAAAGCTTTAGATGGTAGAAAACCAGATATCACAATGCCGATTTTACCAGCTTCGACTGATAAAACTCCATTACCGGATATCAACTAA
- a CDS encoding (2Fe-2S)-binding protein: MIDPNTEVCICNSLTAKDIAECIKKNNFQTFQEILDNQDCPMGDKCESCHDEGFNNDGINIPLVLSMVKQGKL; the protein is encoded by the coding sequence ATGATCGATCCAAATACTGAAGTTTGTATATGTAACTCTTTAACTGCTAAAGATATTGCAGAGTGTATTAAAAAAAACAATTTTCAAACATTCCAAGAGATTTTAGACAATCAAGATTGTCCAATGGGTGACAAGTGTGAGTCTTGCCACGATGAAGGATTCAATAACGATGGAATCAACATTCCATTGGTATTGTCTATGGTAAAACAGGGTAAGTTATAG
- a CDS encoding ABC transporter substrate-binding protein yields the protein MIKALLILCLFVLSLYGYPTEDKDLEKVSLQLHWKYQFEFAGFIAAKEKGFYKDVGLDVEFREYSRGLNIEEKVLNGDATYGIYNSSTLIDYLRGEPIKLVASFFKRAALVMITKPDIKTPQDLKGKTIMGASKEDFILNFKPFLDLYGVSVDDINLVPHTYSLDDFINSKVDGISAFVSDQVYKLDKRGVKYNILDPSNDNLYVLQMELFTSDNEVKNHSKRVIDFRNATIKGWQYALKHKQELAEIIHTKYAPHISKSDLLDEAKGIEKLILPYTYDIGSIDKNFLNKQMEFFKKQYQLDPSKELSNFIFNYEYIDKSLCLTSEERNYIKKHPVIDVCIHNEQFPIDGVDKGKMTGVMSDIFNDISQTTSLSFRAIVSGSHKELNQKLSSGECQVLSIYATNSKDHASVEPTSPFMNIHFTLLGRLDKSFVLHPDNLQGKKIVVQMDSYKNYLLSLYPHLDIIVENDKNKMVKMVLSSKVYALGALDFQADYLIDKYGYGKLKITGFLAKNHPISTSIGVQKNEPVLASIIEKGLAQISKDRIDNILNEWRITRYHKSIDYTLVFATIVIMGLILLVMIYYQRKLKYFNRELENQVAEQTKLLREYNHSLEETVEEKAQELIKKDELLTRQSKQAVMGEMISMIAHQWRQPLNTITLQISNIQLKYLMEDKLDKDEVMKTFETINSTILYLSETIDDFKTYFRKDKELVEVSLKELIEKALNLIRPRLKDVQVHLYIADEIHAKVYFNELVQVILNILNNAIDAYETCQTCSKEIHISVKQKENMNVIHIEDNAGGIKPAHLEKLFEPYFSTKGKNGTGLGLYMSQMIIEKQFGGFLKVETYDDRTNFKIYLPITYPVLP from the coding sequence ATGATAAAAGCTTTATTGATTTTGTGTTTGTTTGTACTCTCTTTATACGGATATCCTACGGAGGATAAAGATCTTGAAAAAGTCTCTTTACAGTTACACTGGAAATATCAGTTTGAATTTGCCGGCTTTATTGCTGCAAAAGAGAAGGGATTTTATAAAGATGTAGGATTAGATGTTGAGTTTAGAGAGTATAGTAGAGGTCTTAATATTGAAGAGAAAGTATTAAATGGAGATGCAACATACGGTATTTACAACTCATCAACCTTGATCGATTATCTCAGAGGGGAACCAATAAAATTAGTAGCATCATTTTTTAAGCGTGCCGCCTTGGTAATGATCACAAAACCGGATATTAAAACTCCCCAAGATTTAAAAGGCAAAACAATTATGGGTGCATCAAAAGAGGATTTTATACTCAATTTTAAACCCTTTTTAGATCTTTACGGTGTAAGTGTTGACGATATAAACTTGGTACCCCATACATACTCTTTAGATGATTTTATAAATTCCAAAGTGGACGGGATAAGTGCTTTTGTATCTGATCAGGTGTATAAACTAGATAAAAGAGGGGTTAAGTATAATATTTTAGACCCGAGTAATGATAATCTCTATGTTTTACAAATGGAGCTTTTTACTTCGGATAATGAGGTGAAAAACCATTCAAAAAGAGTGATCGACTTTAGAAATGCGACGATCAAAGGGTGGCAGTATGCTTTAAAACACAAACAAGAGTTAGCGGAGATTATTCATACAAAATATGCTCCCCATATATCAAAAAGCGATCTTCTTGATGAGGCAAAAGGGATAGAGAAACTTATATTGCCATATACATACGATATAGGCTCTATAGATAAAAACTTTTTAAACAAGCAGATGGAGTTTTTTAAAAAACAATATCAACTCGATCCCTCTAAAGAGCTTTCAAATTTTATTTTTAACTATGAATATATAGATAAGAGTTTATGTTTAACTAGCGAGGAAAGGAACTATATAAAAAAACATCCTGTTATTGATGTATGTATTCATAATGAACAGTTTCCAATCGATGGAGTCGATAAAGGGAAAATGACGGGTGTTATGTCCGATATTTTCAATGATATCTCTCAGACAACATCTCTTAGTTTTCGAGCAATTGTTAGTGGTTCGCATAAGGAGTTAAATCAAAAACTCAGCAGCGGTGAATGTCAAGTTTTATCAATCTACGCAACAAACAGTAAAGATCATGCAAGTGTAGAGCCGACTAGCCCTTTTATGAATATCCATTTTACCTTGCTTGGCAGACTCGATAAATCATTTGTATTGCATCCTGATAATCTTCAGGGAAAAAAGATTGTTGTACAGATGGACTCGTATAAAAACTATCTGCTCTCTTTATACCCGCATCTTGATATTATTGTAGAAAACGATAAAAATAAGATGGTAAAGATGGTACTCTCATCAAAGGTGTATGCTCTTGGAGCTTTAGATTTTCAAGCAGATTACCTGATCGATAAATATGGGTACGGAAAGTTGAAAATTACCGGATTTTTAGCTAAAAATCATCCAATCTCAACAAGTATAGGTGTACAAAAAAATGAGCCTGTTTTAGCCTCTATTATTGAAAAAGGTTTAGCGCAAATCTCTAAAGACAGGATAGACAACATACTTAACGAATGGAGAATTACAAGATACCATAAAAGTATAGACTATACCCTTGTTTTTGCAACTATTGTTATTATGGGACTCATCTTACTGGTGATGATCTATTATCAAAGAAAGCTGAAATATTTTAACAGAGAGCTTGAAAATCAAGTGGCTGAGCAGACAAAACTATTAAGGGAATATAACCATTCATTAGAGGAGACCGTTGAAGAAAAAGCGCAGGAGTTGATTAAAAAAGACGAGCTTTTAACAAGACAGTCTAAGCAGGCTGTTATGGGTGAGATGATCTCTATGATCGCTCATCAGTGGAGACAACCGCTTAACACTATTACACTGCAGATCTCAAATATACAGCTGAAATACCTTATGGAAGATAAACTCGATAAAGATGAGGTGATGAAAACATTTGAAACTATCAACTCTACTATTCTCTACCTCTCTGAAACTATAGATGATTTTAAAACATATTTTCGAAAAGATAAAGAGTTGGTTGAGGTGAGTCTAAAAGAGTTGATTGAAAAGGCTCTGAATCTTATTCGTCCTAGATTAAAAGATGTGCAGGTACATCTGTATATTGCAGATGAGATACACGCAAAAGTATACTTTAATGAACTGGTACAAGTTATACTTAACATCTTAAATAATGCCATAGATGCATATGAGACGTGTCAAACATGTTCAAAAGAGATACATATCTCGGTAAAACAAAAAGAGAATATGAATGTGATCCATATTGAAGATAATGCAGGGGGAATAAAGCCGGCGCATTTAGAAAAACTTTTTGAGCCTTATTTTAGTACAAAAGGGAAAAACGGGACGGGGCTGGGACTCTATATGTCCCAGATGATTATAGAAAAACAGTTTGGAGGTTTTTTAAAAGTTGAGACCTATGATGACAGAACAAATTTTAAAATTTATCTGCCTATAACTTACCCTGTTTTACCATAG
- the pdxA gene encoding 4-hydroxythreonine-4-phosphate dehydrogenase, whose product MKPKIAISVGDLNGVGIEIALKSHETISKICTPVYCINHTMLAQAAKLLDVTLPEDLELHEVEGEFAIEPGVVSKESGLYSYNSFMDAIALCETKKADAVVTMPIHKEAWKLADLHFVGHTDLLRKHFNKEAIMMLGCPEMFVALFTEHIPLKEVASSIKYKKLKQFFLDLHNSIEKEKIAVLGLNPHAGDNGVLGNEELIITKAIKSANKKIGFEQFSGPVVPDIAFTPSFRKNFNYYVAMYHDQGLAPLKALHFDESVNISLNLPIIRTSVDHGTAFDIAYKNKANTLSYLNGIKSALSFINN is encoded by the coding sequence ATGAAACCGAAAATTGCCATCAGCGTCGGTGATCTAAACGGCGTAGGGATTGAGATCGCACTAAAATCTCACGAAACAATCTCTAAAATCTGTACACCTGTATATTGTATAAACCATACAATGTTAGCACAGGCGGCTAAACTTTTAGATGTTACCCTTCCCGAAGATTTAGAACTACACGAAGTTGAAGGTGAATTTGCAATAGAACCGGGTGTTGTAAGTAAAGAGAGCGGTCTATACTCTTACAATTCATTTATGGATGCAATTGCATTATGTGAAACAAAAAAGGCTGATGCTGTTGTTACAATGCCTATCCATAAAGAAGCATGGAAACTAGCAGATCTTCATTTTGTAGGACATACTGATCTACTTCGTAAACATTTCAATAAAGAAGCTATTATGATGCTTGGATGTCCTGAGATGTTTGTCGCACTTTTTACTGAACATATACCGCTTAAAGAAGTAGCATCCTCTATCAAATACAAAAAACTCAAACAATTTTTTCTAGATCTTCACAACTCAATAGAAAAAGAAAAAATCGCAGTACTAGGACTAAATCCTCATGCTGGAGACAATGGTGTATTGGGTAATGAAGAACTTATTATTACAAAAGCGATTAAAAGTGCAAACAAAAAAATAGGTTTTGAGCAGTTTAGCGGTCCTGTAGTTCCGGATATAGCTTTTACACCTTCGTTTCGAAAAAACTTCAACTATTATGTTGCAATGTACCACGATCAGGGATTAGCACCACTTAAAGCTCTTCATTTTGACGAGAGTGTAAATATCTCTTTAAATCTTCCTATTATCAGAACCTCTGTTGACCACGGTACAGCATTTGATATCGCATATAAGAACAAGGCAAATACCCTTAGCTATCTCAACGGAATAAAATCTGCATTAAGTTTTATAAATAATTAA
- the ppk2 gene encoding polyphosphate kinase 2, giving the protein MSRKRNMVADEILDGSVLEEIVHNDRRKTKEENLKEERRKGKKKRVPVWVKKEVLQYESELKKLQIELLKMQNHIKDTGEKVLMIFEGRDAAGKGGTIKRIIEHLNPRGARVVALNKPSDIEKTQWYFQRYVHHLPAAGEIVLFDRSWYNRAGVEPVMGFCTPREHKEFLQEVPEFEKMLINSDIKLFKFYFSVSKEKQEQRFEKRRTDPLKQYKLSPVDQKSQELWDKYTLAKYSMLLASHTQHAPWTIIRSNNKKQARINTIKHILSNFEYPNKIKKEHFIADNTITIPAGEEIKTMENEMTIRESSN; this is encoded by the coding sequence ATGAGCAGAAAAAGAAATATGGTAGCCGACGAGATACTTGACGGAAGTGTTTTAGAAGAGATAGTTCACAACGATCGACGAAAAACTAAAGAGGAAAATCTAAAAGAAGAGCGCAGAAAAGGGAAGAAAAAGAGAGTTCCTGTTTGGGTAAAAAAAGAGGTACTTCAATATGAAAGTGAACTCAAAAAACTCCAAATCGAACTTTTAAAGATGCAAAACCATATCAAAGATACAGGTGAGAAGGTTTTAATGATCTTTGAAGGGCGCGATGCTGCAGGAAAAGGTGGAACGATAAAAAGAATTATTGAACATCTCAATCCCCGTGGAGCCCGCGTAGTTGCACTGAATAAACCGAGTGACATTGAAAAGACTCAATGGTATTTTCAACGCTATGTTCACCACCTTCCCGCTGCCGGCGAAATAGTTCTGTTTGATAGAAGCTGGTACAACCGTGCAGGAGTTGAACCGGTTATGGGATTTTGTACGCCGAGGGAACATAAAGAGTTTTTGCAGGAGGTTCCAGAATTTGAGAAGATGCTTATCAATTCCGATATAAAACTGTTTAAATTTTACTTTTCCGTTTCAAAAGAGAAACAGGAACAACGTTTTGAAAAAAGAAGGACCGATCCTCTCAAACAGTATAAACTCTCTCCTGTCGATCAAAAATCTCAGGAGCTGTGGGATAAATATACCCTTGCAAAGTATTCTATGCTTCTTGCGTCACATACCCAACATGCTCCATGGACAATTATTCGCTCAAATAATAAAAAACAAGCAAGGATAAATACCATCAAACACATCCTTAGCAACTTTGAATATCCGAATAAAATAAAAAAAGAACATTTCATTGCAGATAATACAATCACAATCCCAGCGGGGGAAGAGATCAAAACAATGGAGAATGAAATGACGATAAGAGAGTCATCAAATTAA
- a CDS encoding lysophospholipid acyltransferase family protein, whose product MVKDLRKYAFMIRLGYRYIYIFKKIFFHPYISLQHAYEELSKARQAYSNKVLKRLNIEVEVDGELPKEDKILYAINHRSLLDIIVMEHIFSQHNKNGTWIAKQELFDSFYGKFFEYSGCISVDLETKRGLVSFFKTIKKTFSKVDNMNLYIFPEGERHKAAGIKEFQSGAEKIAKANNLKVVPVFINDELEKVFKASPFKEQYKVKVHIGDIVDYTNLEEKYITHYKQSLQKGKN is encoded by the coding sequence ATGGTAAAAGATCTTAGAAAATATGCATTTATGATTAGACTTGGATATAGATATATCTATATTTTCAAAAAGATTTTCTTTCACCCTTATATCTCTCTGCAACATGCTTACGAAGAGCTTTCAAAAGCTCGTCAAGCCTACTCTAACAAAGTACTTAAACGTTTAAATATAGAGGTAGAAGTTGACGGAGAGCTTCCTAAAGAGGATAAAATCCTTTATGCTATCAACCACAGATCACTTTTAGACATTATCGTTATGGAGCATATATTTTCCCAGCACAATAAAAACGGTACATGGATAGCAAAACAAGAGCTTTTTGACAGTTTTTACGGAAAATTTTTTGAGTACAGCGGCTGTATCAGTGTTGATCTCGAAACAAAAAGAGGACTTGTAAGCTTTTTTAAAACTATCAAAAAAACTTTCTCTAAAGTTGACAATATGAATCTCTATATCTTTCCTGAAGGTGAAAGACATAAAGCAGCAGGTATCAAAGAGTTCCAAAGCGGTGCAGAGAAAATTGCAAAAGCAAATAACCTAAAAGTAGTACCTGTTTTTATCAATGATGAACTTGAAAAAGTGTTTAAAGCTTCCCCTTTTAAAGAGCAATACAAAGTAAAAGTACACATCGGTGATATTGTTGATTATACAAACTTGGAAGAAAAATATATCACTCACTACAAACAATCTCTTCAAAAGGGTAAAAACTAA
- a CDS encoding SAM-dependent methyltransferase codes for MTNLDLYAKAEHLLGIEDATEALYDLYRSELEDYKVKTLLDVGCGRGGFMRRMISDGVKCKGVDLSSVMVQECQEIGLDAECKDLSEVEGTYDAIVSIFDVLNFMDKDSLTKFLDAAAQKLNDDGIFIADINTIYGFKDVAEGSMSNDTDEEFLSVDAIFENDELHTKFTLFEKNDDGRYTKYQDTIVQYFHKIKFFQNLSSLKLVDKQTFSLYDTEDKTLLIFKKR; via the coding sequence ATGACAAACCTAGACTTATATGCAAAAGCGGAACACCTTTTAGGGATCGAAGATGCGACAGAAGCGCTTTACGATCTTTACCGTTCAGAGTTGGAAGATTATAAAGTAAAAACTTTACTTGACGTGGGTTGCGGACGCGGCGGTTTTATGCGTCGTATGATAAGCGACGGAGTAAAGTGTAAAGGTGTAGATCTCAGTTCTGTGATGGTGCAGGAGTGTCAAGAGATTGGTCTTGATGCAGAGTGTAAAGACCTTAGTGAAGTTGAAGGGACATATGATGCTATTGTGAGTATCTTTGATGTACTTAACTTTATGGATAAAGACTCCCTTACTAAGTTTTTAGATGCTGCAGCTCAAAAACTAAATGATGACGGGATATTTATAGCAGATATCAATACTATCTACGGCTTTAAAGATGTAGCTGAGGGGAGTATGAGTAACGATACCGATGAAGAGTTTTTAAGTGTAGATGCTATATTTGAAAACGATGAACTTCATACAAAGTTTACACTCTTTGAAAAAAATGATGACGGAAGATATACAAAGTACCAAGATACTATTGTTCAGTACTTTCATAAGATCAAGTTTTTTCAAAATCTTAGTTCACTAAAACTGGTAGATAAACAAACGTTTTCTCTCTACGATACAGAGGATAAGACGCTTTTAATATTTAAAAAGCGTTAA
- a CDS encoding nucleoside 2-deoxyribosyltransferase yields MKKIYIAGPDVFEKDSIERGKKLVEICGKYGFEGLYPLDNVVDFSQEKHKIARDIYEANVTMIQKADIVIANLNTFRGKEADSGTVWECGYASGLGKEVYGYMDTKSNYIQNFGDDEKFAREGYYVDSKERMIEDFDHPINLMIACSVKKIIAGEFEDVLKAIA; encoded by the coding sequence ATGAAAAAGATCTATATTGCCGGACCTGATGTTTTTGAAAAAGACTCGATAGAGAGAGGAAAAAAACTTGTGGAAATATGCGGAAAATACGGATTTGAAGGGTTGTACCCTTTAGATAATGTAGTAGATTTTTCTCAAGAAAAACATAAAATAGCCCGAGACATATACGAAGCAAATGTGACAATGATACAAAAAGCAGACATCGTGATAGCAAATCTAAACACCTTTAGAGGTAAAGAAGCAGATAGCGGTACCGTATGGGAGTGTGGCTATGCAAGCGGTCTGGGTAAAGAGGTATATGGTTATATGGATACAAAGAGTAACTATATTCAAAACTTTGGGGATGATGAAAAGTTTGCACGTGAGGGATATTATGTTGATAGTAAAGAGCGAATGATCGAAGATTTTGATCATCCAATCAACCTTATGATAGCGTGCTCGGTAAAAAAGATTATAGCCGGAGAGTTCGAAGATGTTTTAAAGGCAATCGCATAA